One segment of Herbaspirillum hiltneri N3 DNA contains the following:
- the pilQ gene encoding type IV pilus secretin PilQ, with product MTHSIRRMALLTMFWLLTCGSAQAQRNAILAVDVAQRDSSVEVRIRLRMAPATPPVHFSTVSPARIVIDLADTENTADARPPGADTGALRGVTVASAAGRSRVVLNLRHMPPYSVRTEADTVIATLSGSDVLPVANSRPVIGGIDFRRGSQGEGRIIVDLPGPETALDIRQQGRQIVADILNTGVPEHSPRRLDVSDFGTPVKTIASSSHGADVRLLIDTETLAEYHAHQKDAQLVIEVRTPTETGKGPAQRHQPYRGDKLSLQFQNIEVRAILQVLADFTGINIIASDGVGGALTLRLKEVPWDQALDIVLQARGLDMRRNGNVMWVAPREELLARERLELEQRAQIAELEPLRAEVFQLNYQKAEAFRKVFGEDVAAGISPNSDRRPALLSRRGSAVVDQRTNQLFVTDTPSVLDNIRKLLEKIDVASRQVLIEARIVEADDSFSRNLGARLGFSAKANGVAAGSTYNQVGEVAGLTKAAANSYTANHAVNLPAQGIGGAAAGNVALSLFNAAANRFLTLELSALEADGKGKIVSSPRVVTADQQPALIEQGEEIPYQQATSSGATSTAFKKANLKLEVTPQITPDGNVILNVDINKDSRGTATPGGLAINTKHVRTLVQVENGGTVVIGGIYTQTESNTVSKVPLLGDIPLLGNLFRHSARIDHKTELLIFLTPKIVADRNFLR from the coding sequence ATGACGCATTCGATCCGCCGGATGGCGCTGCTGACCATGTTCTGGTTGCTGACATGCGGCAGTGCGCAGGCGCAGCGCAATGCCATCCTCGCGGTCGACGTTGCCCAGCGCGACAGCAGCGTCGAAGTCAGGATCAGGTTGCGCATGGCACCTGCAACGCCGCCGGTGCATTTCTCCACCGTCTCGCCGGCCCGCATCGTCATCGATCTTGCCGACACCGAAAACACCGCTGACGCGCGTCCGCCAGGCGCCGACACCGGCGCATTGCGCGGCGTCACGGTCGCCTCCGCTGCGGGACGCAGCCGCGTCGTGCTCAACCTCAGGCACATGCCGCCCTACTCCGTGCGCACCGAAGCCGACACCGTCATCGCCACCCTCTCCGGCAGCGACGTGCTGCCGGTCGCCAACAGCAGGCCCGTGATCGGCGGTATCGACTTCCGTCGCGGCTCACAAGGCGAAGGCCGCATCATCGTCGATCTGCCCGGGCCGGAAACAGCGCTCGACATCCGCCAGCAAGGACGGCAAATCGTCGCCGACATCCTCAACACCGGCGTTCCCGAACACTCTCCGCGACGCCTGGACGTCAGCGATTTCGGTACGCCTGTGAAGACCATCGCCAGCAGCAGCCACGGCGCGGACGTGCGGCTGCTGATCGACACCGAGACGCTGGCGGAGTACCACGCCCATCAAAAGGATGCGCAGCTGGTAATCGAAGTACGCACGCCGACCGAGACCGGCAAGGGGCCTGCGCAACGTCACCAGCCCTACCGTGGCGACAAGCTGTCGCTGCAATTCCAGAACATCGAAGTGCGCGCCATCCTGCAGGTGCTGGCCGACTTCACGGGCATCAACATCATCGCCAGCGATGGCGTCGGCGGCGCATTGACGCTGCGACTGAAGGAGGTGCCGTGGGACCAGGCGCTGGACATCGTGTTGCAGGCGCGCGGGCTGGACATGCGCCGCAACGGCAACGTCATGTGGGTGGCGCCGCGCGAGGAACTGCTGGCGCGCGAACGGCTTGAGCTCGAACAGCGCGCCCAGATCGCCGAACTCGAACCGCTGCGCGCCGAAGTGTTCCAGCTCAACTACCAGAAGGCCGAAGCCTTCCGCAAAGTGTTCGGTGAGGACGTTGCCGCCGGCATCAGTCCGAACAGCGATCGCCGCCCTGCACTGTTGTCGCGTCGCGGCAGCGCGGTGGTCGATCAGCGTACCAATCAGCTATTCGTCACCGATACGCCCTCGGTGCTCGACAACATCCGCAAGCTGCTGGAAAAGATCGACGTCGCCTCGCGCCAGGTGCTGATCGAAGCGCGCATCGTCGAAGCCGACGACAGCTTCAGCCGCAACCTTGGCGCACGCCTGGGATTTTCCGCAAAGGCCAACGGCGTCGCCGCCGGCAGCACCTACAACCAGGTCGGCGAAGTCGCCGGGCTGACCAAGGCCGCCGCCAATTCGTACACTGCCAATCATGCCGTCAACCTGCCGGCGCAAGGGATCGGCGGTGCAGCTGCGGGCAATGTCGCGCTGAGCCTGTTCAACGCCGCCGCCAATCGCTTCCTCACGCTCGAACTGTCGGCGCTGGAAGCCGACGGCAAAGGCAAGATCGTCTCCAGCCCGCGCGTGGTCACGGCCGACCAGCAACCCGCGCTGATCGAACAGGGCGAAGAAATTCCCTACCAGCAAGCCACCAGCAGCGGCGCTACTTCGACTGCATTCAAGAAGGCCAACCTCAAACTGGAAGTGACGCCGCAGATCACGCCCGACGGCAACGTCATCCTCAACGTCGACATCAACAAGGACAGCCGCGGCACCGCCACGCCGGGCGGACTGGCGATCAACACCAAACACGTCAGGACGCTGGTGCAGGTGGAAAACGGCGGCACCGTGGTGATCGGCGGCATCTACACGCAGACCGAATCGAACACCGTTTCCAAGGTGCCGCTGCTGGGCGACATTCCGCTATTGGGCAATCTGTTCCGGCATAGCGCCCGCATCGACCACAAGACCGAACTGCTGATCTTCCTCACGCCGAAAATCGTCGCCGACCGCAATTTCCTGCGGTAG
- a CDS encoding pilus assembly protein PilP translates to MNGKPARMSLSAILVVLLSALLLASCAERETPDQLRAQLDTIRRNTSATAPPVQPANDFVPYTYAVADDENAMTPFGHPALVPVDATAGERPRQRGAKQPLEDIPLESIRMVGTLSREGRTDALLQVDGIVYPSRTGDYLGRNFGVIRRIADGRVELEELILSNGDWEKRMSTLELQGRGK, encoded by the coding sequence ATGAACGGCAAACCGGCACGCATGTCGTTGTCCGCGATCCTGGTGGTGCTGTTGTCTGCACTGTTGCTGGCAAGTTGCGCCGAACGCGAGACGCCGGATCAGCTGCGCGCGCAACTCGACACGATCCGGCGCAACACATCCGCAACCGCGCCGCCGGTCCAGCCCGCAAATGACTTTGTTCCTTACACGTATGCCGTCGCAGACGATGAAAATGCAATGACGCCATTCGGCCATCCCGCCCTTGTTCCTGTCGATGCAACTGCCGGCGAACGCCCCCGACAGCGCGGCGCAAAACAGCCCCTTGAAGACATCCCGCTGGAATCGATACGCATGGTCGGCACGCTGTCGCGCGAAGGCCGCACCGACGCCCTGCTGCAGGTCGACGGGATCGTCTATCCGTCACGCACCGGTGATTACCTGGGCCGGAATTTCGGCGTGATCCGCCGCATTGCGGACGGACGCGTCGAGCTGGAAGAACTGATCCTCAGCAACGGCGACTGGGAAAAGCGCATGTCGACACTTGAACTACAAGGACGCGGAAAATGA
- a CDS encoding type IV pilus inner membrane component PilO, with translation MSPAALILQWRELNDRHPSTWPRAWRNALLSMLFLAVLLAGRQLYLMPDIEALARNEQDYAALKSAYPEKHRRATTFAHSAQRVQDMKQRVAILEQQLHPNIDIDLVLNGISDAALQNRLQFEFARPGRPDTGHGYVEAPVAIRVSGNYHDVGRFCADIAAMTHLVILSDMRVSNADRPGQVRLEAVALAYRRDSGKEDKS, from the coding sequence ATGAGCCCGGCGGCGCTGATCCTGCAATGGCGCGAGCTCAACGACCGGCATCCGTCGACCTGGCCGCGCGCGTGGCGCAACGCCTTGCTGTCGATGCTATTTCTGGCCGTGCTGCTGGCGGGCCGGCAGCTTTATCTGATGCCGGACATCGAGGCGCTGGCACGCAACGAACAAGACTACGCCGCGCTAAAGTCCGCGTATCCGGAAAAGCATCGCCGGGCGACGACGTTCGCGCATTCCGCGCAGCGCGTTCAGGATATGAAACAGCGCGTGGCGATACTCGAACAGCAACTGCACCCAAACATCGACATCGATCTGGTGCTGAATGGCATCAGCGACGCCGCGCTGCAAAACCGGCTGCAATTTGAGTTTGCAAGGCCGGGACGCCCCGACACCGGACACGGCTATGTTGAAGCGCCCGTCGCCATCCGGGTGAGCGGCAACTATCACGACGTCGGCCGCTTTTGCGCAGACATCGCGGCGATGACGCATCTGGTGATTCTGAGCGACATGCGCGTGAGCAACGCCGACCGTCCCGGCCAGGTCAGGCTGGAGGCCGTCGCCCTTGCCTATCGCCGCGATTCCGGCAAAGAGGACAAATCATGA
- a CDS encoding PilN domain-containing protein, producing MSGVNFLAQRNLAAGAHRRFYLRLAATVAAGFAVILAFSWHIADQAAQQQQLLNLLRTEHAQLDAAISIGKQQDEQIAELGRKQRHLEALQQQRNDAPQLLGELARRMPPQVFLTTLVQQGRRFTLSGSAPSHRHVMQLLEALRDADGVFTQIELQEARSATNAVPAMAATAPGGVHDFVITGGHRAVATP from the coding sequence ATGAGCGGCGTCAATTTTCTCGCGCAGCGCAATCTGGCGGCGGGCGCCCATCGCCGCTTTTACCTGCGGTTGGCTGCAACGGTGGCCGCCGGGTTCGCCGTTATTCTGGCCTTCTCATGGCATATCGCCGATCAGGCCGCACAGCAGCAGCAACTGCTCAATTTGCTGCGCACCGAACACGCGCAGCTGGATGCTGCGATCAGCATCGGCAAGCAACAAGACGAACAGATCGCTGAACTTGGCCGCAAGCAGCGCCATCTGGAAGCGCTTCAACAGCAACGCAACGATGCGCCGCAATTGCTGGGAGAACTGGCGCGCCGGATGCCGCCGCAAGTCTTCCTCACCACGCTGGTACAGCAAGGACGCCGGTTTACGCTCAGCGGATCGGCGCCGTCGCACCGGCATGTGATGCAACTGCTCGAAGCATTGCGCGACGCTGACGGCGTGTTCACGCAGATCGAATTGCAGGAAGCGCGCAGCGCCACCAATGCCGTCCCGGCCATGGCAGCGACAGCGCCAGGCGGCGTCCATGATTTCGTGATCACTGGCGGCCATCGCGCCGTAGCGACGCCATGA
- the pilM gene encoding type IV pilus assembly protein PilM, which yields MVGLDIGRSEVRMAEFSGHSAQAAQLEYCAREALPDGAIGDEGISNLRQVMEAASRLWGKSGSQARQVAIAIPSASTITQILALPAGSSQAQHTALAERHIESLLPYPLVQALLDFRIIGPTPNAPGQLDMLIAATRRDDVEDRIAVAESLGLQAVVADIESHAALAALTGTTAAAHTSSAFALANLETHGALLSLCRHGRIAGERQLAIGHRQLQRDLQQYDGDQPEVLATYLAHAAGQIARAMQTLQQQTSLAPENILLTGPGASIPGMVEAVREHTAISTAVATPFAGMALAPAIDRAQLAADAPACVTACGLALRRFDR from the coding sequence ATGGTTGGCCTGGATATCGGCCGGTCCGAAGTGCGGATGGCCGAATTCTCCGGACACAGCGCCCAGGCCGCACAACTCGAATACTGCGCACGTGAAGCGCTGCCCGACGGCGCCATCGGCGATGAAGGCATCAGCAACCTGCGCCAGGTCATGGAAGCCGCGTCCCGCCTGTGGGGGAAAAGCGGATCGCAGGCCAGGCAAGTCGCCATCGCAATCCCCTCGGCGAGCACGATCACGCAGATACTTGCACTCCCCGCGGGCAGCAGTCAGGCCCAGCACACCGCCCTGGCCGAGCGGCACATCGAAAGCCTGTTGCCTTATCCGCTGGTGCAAGCCTTGCTGGATTTTCGCATCATCGGACCGACACCCAATGCACCCGGTCAGCTCGACATGCTGATTGCCGCGACACGGCGGGATGACGTCGAAGACCGCATTGCCGTCGCAGAGTCACTGGGATTGCAGGCCGTGGTCGCCGACATCGAAAGTCATGCCGCGCTGGCGGCGCTGACCGGAACAACGGCTGCTGCACACACCTCTTCTGCCTTCGCGCTGGCGAACCTGGAAACGCACGGTGCGCTCCTGTCCCTGTGCCGCCACGGCCGGATCGCCGGCGAACGGCAACTCGCCATCGGCCACCGGCAATTGCAGCGCGATCTGCAGCAATACGACGGCGACCAGCCCGAGGTCCTGGCGACTTATCTGGCGCACGCCGCCGGACAGATTGCGCGGGCGATGCAGACGCTGCAGCAGCAAACATCGCTGGCGCCGGAAAATATCTTACTGACGGGACCAGGAGCAAGCATTCCCGGCATGGTGGAAGCGGTGCGCGAGCACACGGCGATCAGCACTGCCGTGGCGACGCCTTTCGCCGGCATGGCGCTGGCGCCCGCCATCGACCGCGCACAATTGGCGGCGGACGCACCGGCTTGCGTCACGGCATGCGGTCTGGCCTTGCGGCGCTTCGATCGATGA
- a CDS encoding penicillin-binding protein 1A: MAVLVLGFVVTLAYPKLPDLDTLTDYRPKIPLRVFSADGVLIGEFGEERRNLVHIKDIPDIMKKAVLAIEDDRFYEHGGVDYQGIVRASFANLSGGGGGASTITQQVARNFFLTSNEPTFLQKASRKFLYEIPLAWKIERNLTKDQILEVYMNQIYLGQRAYGFSSAAQIYFGKQLKELTIAESAMLAGLPKAPSAYNPVVNPKRAHARQQYILLRMRQLGYITDQQYTQAKDEELKVKTDSTAFGVHAEYVSEMARQLVYAQFKDDTYTRGLNVFTTITKADQDAAYLALRRGIIDYERRHGYRGPEGYMEIPTASKEEADDAIESELADHPDSDDLIAAVVLEATTKEITAVLATGDEIKISGSGLGFAGNLLSEKAPPQKKIKRGAIIRVFQDGKNWIVTQMPEVESAFISLDPNDGSIRSLVGGFDFNRNKFNHVIQAWRQPGSSFKPFIYSSSLEKGLSPATIINDAPLTFTQTGGQVWQPKNYGGKFEGPISMRRALQKSINLVSIRILERVGVKYAQEYITRFGFDADKNPPYLTLALGAGAVTPLQMVGAYSVFANGGYKINPYLISKITDNNGNTLSEAQPARSGDEANRVIDARNAFVMDSMLRDVVRHGTAVKALSLKRTDLAGKTGTTNDSMDAWFAGYQPNLVGIAWMGYDQPKSLGDRETGGGLALPIWISYMQKALKDVPMVDRTVPSGLIESGGEYYYAEYPPSASVRDLGLGEHGAAASPEEEKAKNQMKNELF; the protein is encoded by the coding sequence ATGGCGGTGCTGGTACTGGGCTTCGTGGTCACGCTGGCTTATCCCAAGCTGCCCGATCTCGACACGCTAACCGACTATCGTCCCAAGATTCCGCTGCGCGTATTCTCCGCGGACGGCGTGCTGATCGGCGAGTTCGGTGAAGAGCGCCGCAACCTGGTGCACATCAAGGACATACCGGACATCATGAAGAAGGCCGTGCTGGCGATTGAAGACGATCGCTTCTATGAGCACGGCGGCGTCGATTATCAGGGCATCGTGCGCGCTTCGTTCGCCAACCTGTCGGGCGGCGGCGGCGGCGCCAGCACCATCACGCAGCAGGTGGCGCGCAATTTCTTCCTCACCAGCAATGAACCGACCTTCCTGCAAAAGGCTTCGCGCAAATTCCTCTACGAAATTCCGCTGGCCTGGAAAATCGAGCGCAACCTGACCAAGGACCAGATCCTCGAGGTCTATATGAACCAGATTTATCTGGGGCAGCGCGCCTACGGTTTTTCTTCGGCGGCGCAGATCTACTTCGGCAAGCAGCTCAAGGAGCTGACCATTGCCGAATCCGCCATGCTGGCCGGCTTGCCGAAGGCGCCGTCAGCCTACAACCCGGTGGTCAATCCGAAACGCGCCCATGCGCGCCAGCAATACATCTTGCTGCGCATGCGCCAGCTCGGCTACATCACCGACCAGCAATACACCCAGGCCAAGGATGAGGAACTGAAGGTCAAGACCGACAGCACCGCCTTTGGCGTGCATGCGGAATACGTTTCGGAAATGGCGCGCCAACTGGTCTACGCGCAGTTCAAGGACGACACATACACGCGCGGCCTCAACGTCTTCACCACCATCACCAAGGCCGATCAGGACGCCGCCTACCTGGCGCTGCGTCGCGGCATCATCGACTACGAACGCCGCCACGGTTATCGCGGTCCGGAAGGCTACATGGAGATTCCGACCGCCTCGAAGGAGGAAGCCGACGACGCCATCGAATCCGAACTGGCCGACCATCCCGACAGCGACGACCTGATCGCCGCCGTCGTGCTGGAAGCGACCACCAAGGAAATCACTGCGGTACTGGCGACCGGCGACGAGATCAAGATTTCCGGCAGCGGCCTCGGCTTCGCCGGCAACCTGCTCAGCGAGAAAGCGCCGCCGCAGAAGAAGATCAAGCGCGGCGCCATCATCCGCGTCTTCCAGGACGGCAAGAACTGGATCGTCACGCAAATGCCGGAAGTCGAATCGGCGTTCATCTCGCTCGATCCGAACGACGGCTCGATCCGTTCGCTGGTGGGCGGCTTCGACTTCAACCGCAACAAGTTCAACCACGTGATCCAGGCGTGGCGCCAGCCGGGCTCGTCGTTCAAGCCGTTCATCTATTCGTCGTCACTGGAAAAAGGCTTGTCGCCGGCCACCATCATCAATGATGCGCCGCTGACGTTCACCCAGACCGGCGGCCAGGTGTGGCAGCCCAAGAACTACGGCGGCAAGTTCGAAGGCCCGATCTCGATGCGCCGCGCGCTGCAAAAGTCGATCAACCTGGTGTCGATCCGCATCCTCGAACGTGTCGGCGTCAAGTATGCGCAGGAGTACATCACGCGCTTCGGCTTCGACGCCGACAAGAACCCGCCTTACCTGACCCTGGCGCTGGGCGCAGGCGCGGTGACGCCGCTGCAGATGGTGGGCGCGTACTCGGTCTTCGCCAATGGCGGCTACAAGATCAATCCTTACCTGATCTCCAAGATCACCGACAACAACGGCAACACCTTGTCCGAGGCGCAGCCGGCCCGTTCCGGCGACGAAGCCAACCGCGTCATCGACGCGCGCAACGCCTTCGTGATGGACAGCATGCTGCGCGACGTCGTGCGTCACGGCACCGCGGTCAAGGCGCTCTCGCTCAAGCGCACCGATCTGGCAGGCAAGACCGGCACCACCAACGATTCGATGGATGCCTGGTTCGCCGGTTACCAGCCGAACCTGGTCGGCATCGCCTGGATGGGCTACGACCAGCCGAAAAGCCTGGGTGACCGCGAAACCGGCGGCGGCCTGGCGTTGCCGATCTGGATCAGCTACATGCAGAAGGCGCTCAAGGACGTGCCGATGGTTGACCGCACCGTGCCTTCCGGCCTGATCGAGTCCGGCGGCGAGTACTACTATGCTGAATATCCGCCGAGCGCAAGCGTGCGCGACCTGGGCCTGGGCGAACATGGCGCGGCAGCATCGCCGGAAGAAGAAAAAGCCAAGAACCAGATGAAGAACGAATTGTTCTGA
- the queC gene encoding 7-cyano-7-deazaguanine synthase QueC, with product MNIATTPRPSLPHRALVLFSGGQDSTTCLAWALSRYEKVETIGFDYGQRHAIELKVRPALLEKMRGFSNDWNNRLGEDHMVDLSLIGQISDTALTRDVAISMQENGLPNTFVPGRNLLFMTVAATVAYRRGLDVLVGGMCETDFSGYPDCRDDTMKALQVALNLGMATHLKVETPLMWIDKAATWRLSEELGGKALVDLIRSDTHTCYLGERGALHDWGYGCGKCPACELRARGYQQYAQTA from the coding sequence ATGAACATCGCAACAACGCCACGTCCCTCCTTGCCGCACCGCGCACTGGTCCTGTTCAGCGGCGGCCAGGATTCCACCACCTGCCTCGCGTGGGCGCTTTCGCGCTATGAAAAAGTCGAGACCATCGGCTTCGACTACGGCCAGCGCCACGCCATCGAACTGAAAGTCCGCCCGGCGCTGCTGGAGAAAATGCGCGGTTTTTCAAACGATTGGAACAACAGGCTCGGCGAAGACCACATGGTCGATCTGTCCCTGATCGGCCAGATTTCCGACACCGCGCTGACGCGCGACGTCGCCATCTCGATGCAGGAAAACGGCCTGCCCAACACCTTCGTGCCGGGTCGTAATCTGCTGTTCATGACGGTCGCAGCGACGGTGGCGTATCGGCGCGGACTCGACGTGCTGGTTGGGGGAATGTGCGAGACCGATTTCTCGGGTTATCCGGATTGCCGCGACGACACCATGAAGGCCTTGCAAGTGGCGCTCAACCTCGGCATGGCGACGCATCTCAAGGTCGAAACGCCACTCATGTGGATCGACAAGGCTGCCACCTGGCGCCTGTCCGAAGAGCTCGGCGGAAAGGCGCTGGTCGACCTGATCCGTTCGGATACGCACACCTGTTATCTGGGCGAGCGCGGTGCGCTGCACGACTGGGGTTACGGCTGCGGCAAGTGTCCGGCCTGCGAGCTGCGTGCGCGCGGTTATCAGCAATACGCACAGACCGCATGA
- a CDS encoding DUF3108 domain-containing protein, giving the protein MHSQTVNISSRCVLSRLLCALLLCVTAATSSLALAADPAQHPVLKRKVNLPPSADLHYNIEAKQSGLQVTGESTVKWSNANGKYSVVAETRAMLVGKILEATSEGDIDEYGLAPARFVEKRFRREPSTTTFNRELRTINFTQSAETYPLKGGEQDRTSIIWQLISVARGAPEKFTNGSEWQFFVAGPRDAEQWSFKVVGREKIKTRQGEVNAVHIFRAPPPDDKSQKLDIWLTPSSDWYPVRLRFTDPDGDFIEQTLDNVSKK; this is encoded by the coding sequence ATGCATAGTCAAACCGTTAACATTTCCTCACGCTGCGTCCTGTCGCGCCTGCTCTGCGCCCTGCTGCTGTGCGTCACCGCCGCCACATCCTCCCTGGCCCTGGCCGCCGATCCTGCCCAACATCCGGTGCTCAAGCGCAAGGTCAATCTGCCGCCGTCGGCCGACCTTCACTACAACATCGAAGCCAAGCAAAGCGGCTTGCAAGTCACCGGCGAATCGACCGTGAAGTGGAGCAACGCCAACGGCAAATACAGCGTCGTCGCCGAAACGCGCGCGATGCTGGTCGGCAAGATCCTCGAAGCCACCAGCGAAGGCGACATCGATGAGTACGGCCTGGCGCCGGCGCGCTTCGTGGAAAAACGCTTCCGCCGCGAACCGTCCACCACCACCTTCAATCGCGAGCTGCGCACCATCAACTTCACGCAATCGGCCGAGACTTATCCGCTCAAGGGCGGCGAGCAGGATCGCACCAGCATCATCTGGCAACTGATCTCGGTGGCGCGCGGCGCGCCGGAGAAATTCACCAACGGTTCAGAATGGCAGTTCTTCGTGGCCGGTCCGCGCGATGCCGAACAATGGAGCTTCAAGGTAGTCGGCCGCGAAAAGATCAAGACCCGGCAAGGCGAAGTCAACGCCGTGCATATCTTCCGCGCGCCGCCACCGGACGACAAGAGCCAGAAGCTCGACATCTGGCTGACGCCGTCCTCGGACTGGTATCCGGTGCGCCTGCGCTTCACCGATCCCGATGGCGACTTCATCGAGCAAACGCTCGACAACGTCAGCAAAAAATAG
- a CDS encoding DUF3108 domain-containing protein: MTEVTAFPPTRRRRIAALILLTIVLHVLAIHWGKDYFNAANTDERATSSVSVTLHPLELPRQPVSLPMAAAPRSPKKPAKPRPPAPPVSPPSDAVTAVTTVDATSVTASAPVPEPAQTPAATAEPVAPKEDSPAPVQGTQYQVDPPPSAELEYDVLAFSDNLTWHGTSMLDWKTAGNRYTIDGEVYTRLFAKIAFLNFTSSGEIGAFGVEPELYTEKKRNRAATNTHFNRERNVVSFSASTTTYPRAGGEQDRASLIWQLAAIGRGDSTKFVPGAVIDMFVAGVRDGEVWRMQVVGQEQIRLITGAAQVWHVVRQPRPGSYEQRLDIWLEPGRQWYPARLRFTETNGDYLELSLSGLKTP, from the coding sequence ATGACAGAAGTAACGGCTTTTCCACCCACCAGGCGCCGGCGCATCGCCGCGCTGATCCTGCTCACCATCGTGCTGCACGTACTGGCCATCCACTGGGGCAAGGACTATTTCAACGCGGCCAATACCGATGAACGCGCGACCTCCAGCGTGAGCGTCACGCTGCATCCGCTGGAATTGCCCAGGCAGCCGGTGTCGCTGCCGATGGCTGCCGCACCCAGGTCGCCGAAAAAACCTGCCAAACCCCGTCCGCCGGCTCCGCCCGTTTCGCCACCGTCCGATGCGGTTACCGCCGTCACAACCGTCGATGCCACGTCGGTGACGGCGAGCGCACCTGTGCCGGAACCGGCTCAAACCCCCGCCGCCACCGCCGAACCGGTTGCGCCCAAAGAAGACAGCCCGGCTCCCGTACAAGGCACGCAATATCAAGTCGATCCGCCCCCGTCGGCGGAACTCGAGTACGACGTGCTGGCGTTCTCCGACAATCTCACCTGGCACGGCACCAGCATGCTGGACTGGAAAACTGCCGGCAACCGCTACACCATCGATGGTGAAGTCTATACACGCCTGTTCGCTAAGATCGCTTTCCTCAATTTCACCAGCAGCGGCGAGATCGGCGCATTCGGCGTCGAGCCCGAGCTGTACACCGAGAAAAAGCGCAACCGCGCCGCCACCAATACGCATTTCAATCGTGAGCGCAATGTCGTCAGCTTTTCGGCCTCGACCACAACGTATCCTCGCGCAGGAGGCGAGCAGGACCGCGCCAGCCTGATCTGGCAGCTGGCCGCCATCGGCCGCGGCGACAGCACCAAATTCGTTCCGGGCGCGGTCATCGACATGTTCGTGGCCGGCGTGCGCGACGGCGAAGTGTGGCGCATGCAGGTCGTCGGGCAGGAACAAATCCGCCTCATCACCGGCGCCGCCCAGGTCTGGCACGTGGTGCGCCAGCCGCGCCCCGGCTCGTACGAGCAACGTCTCGACATCTGGCTGGAACCGGGCCGGCAATGGTATCCGGCACGGCTGCGCTTTACCGAAACCAACGGCGACTATCTGGAATTGTCGCTGTCCGGGCTTAAAACCCCATGA
- a CDS encoding PhaM family polyhydroxyalkanoate granule multifunctional regulatory protein, translating to MLNHNNMPGAGSISDTMEFMRKMWGSMGTPAMGIPSLSVEEINKKIADLKTVASWLELNMNMLRATIQTLEVQSATLTTLQAMGAILTTREGEGAAAKTGSPFGFPAWPPQGKPAAEAAPATARAPEPAPEPEPEPEPEVEPEETAQPQAAGSASGGKPAAAPDFQASMANPTAWWNLLQEQFQQAVGNVLADQPPAGKDVKKPAPAAPKKTTKAKPAAKPRTRAKSTVVQSGKTKPAPRKPKSP from the coding sequence ATGCTGAACCACAACAACATGCCCGGCGCCGGATCGATTTCGGACACCATGGAATTCATGCGCAAGATGTGGGGCAGCATGGGCACGCCGGCGATGGGCATCCCGTCGCTGTCGGTTGAAGAAATCAACAAGAAGATAGCCGACCTCAAAACCGTCGCTTCCTGGCTCGAGCTCAACATGAACATGCTGCGCGCCACGATACAGACGCTGGAAGTGCAAAGCGCCACGCTGACGACGCTGCAAGCCATGGGTGCGATCCTGACGACGCGGGAAGGCGAGGGCGCCGCTGCGAAGACGGGCTCGCCATTCGGCTTTCCGGCATGGCCGCCGCAAGGCAAGCCGGCGGCGGAAGCTGCACCGGCAACTGCGCGTGCGCCGGAGCCTGCGCCCGAACCAGAACCTGAGCCGGAACCCGAAGTCGAGCCGGAAGAGACCGCGCAGCCTCAAGCCGCGGGATCCGCCTCGGGTGGTAAGCCCGCCGCTGCACCCGATTTCCAGGCGTCGATGGCCAATCCGACGGCCTGGTGGAACTTGCTGCAGGAGCAATTCCAGCAGGCGGTCGGCAACGTGCTGGCGGATCAGCCTCCGGCCGGAAAAGATGTCAAAAAACCTGCCCCCGCAGCGCCGAAAAAAACAACAAAAGCCAAGCCTGCGGCCAAACCGCGAACACGCGCCAAATCGACTGTTGTACAATCTGGCAAAACCAAGCCAGCCCCCCGCAAGCCAAAATCCCCTTGA